One genomic window of Bacillus mycoides includes the following:
- a CDS encoding acetylornithine deacetylase, translating to MKIKLETYYVCKGELAMNREVSQLLKQIDLRKDELLELTKALIRFETPAPPARNTNEAQEFVAEFLKKRNFSIDKWDVYPNDPNVVGVKKGTASESHKSLIINGHIDVAEVSKDEPWETNPFEPFITDGWLVGRGAADMKGGLAGALFAIQLLEEAGIELPGDLIFQSVIGEEVGEAGTLQCCKRGYDADFAVVVDTSDLHMQGQGGVITGWITVKSPQTFHDATRRQMIHAGGRLFGASAIEKMMKIVQSLQELERHWAVMKTYEGYPSGTTTINPAVIEGGRHAAFIADECRLWITVHFYPNETHEQIIEEIEEYLGKVAAADPWLSENPPQFKWGGESMIVDRGEIFPSLEVDSEHVAVKTLSSVHESILSKNAILDMSATVTDGGWFSEFHIPAIIYGPGTLEEAHSVNEKVEVEQLIEFTKVITAFIYEWCHTRK from the coding sequence GTGAAAATAAAGCTGGAAACATACTACGTATGTAAAGGGGAATTAGCAATGAATCGAGAAGTTTCACAGCTATTAAAACAAATTGATTTACGAAAAGACGAGCTACTAGAACTTACAAAAGCGTTAATTCGCTTTGAAACACCAGCACCACCAGCAAGAAATACAAATGAGGCGCAAGAATTTGTGGCAGAGTTTCTAAAAAAACGAAATTTTAGTATTGATAAATGGGATGTATATCCGAATGATCCGAATGTTGTTGGAGTGAAAAAAGGGACAGCAAGTGAGTCACATAAAAGTCTCATTATTAATGGGCATATAGATGTTGCAGAAGTATCAAAGGACGAGCCGTGGGAAACAAATCCGTTTGAGCCGTTTATAACAGATGGTTGGTTAGTTGGGAGAGGCGCGGCAGATATGAAAGGTGGACTAGCTGGAGCCTTATTTGCTATTCAGCTTTTAGAAGAAGCGGGGATTGAATTACCTGGGGATTTAATTTTTCAATCGGTAATTGGCGAAGAAGTAGGAGAAGCAGGGACACTTCAATGTTGTAAGCGTGGTTATGATGCTGATTTTGCAGTAGTAGTGGATACGAGTGATTTACATATGCAAGGACAGGGCGGTGTAATTACTGGATGGATTACTGTGAAAAGCCCGCAAACGTTTCATGATGCAACACGTAGACAAATGATCCATGCTGGAGGACGCCTATTTGGAGCGAGTGCGATTGAGAAAATGATGAAAATTGTACAAAGCTTACAAGAATTAGAGCGTCATTGGGCAGTCATGAAAACATATGAAGGCTATCCATCTGGAACAACTACAATTAATCCAGCTGTTATTGAAGGAGGACGTCATGCGGCATTTATTGCGGATGAGTGCCGATTGTGGATAACCGTACATTTTTATCCAAATGAAACGCATGAACAAATAATAGAAGAAATAGAAGAGTATTTAGGAAAAGTGGCAGCAGCAGATCCATGGTTAAGCGAGAACCCACCACAATTTAAGTGGGGCGGAGAATCAATGATTGTGGATCGTGGCGAAATTTTTCCTTCTTTAGAAGTAGATAGCGAACATGTTGCTGTAAAAACTCTAAGTTCAGTACATGAATCTATTTTATCTAAAAATGCAATTTTAGATATGTCAGCAACGGTAACTGATGGCGGTTGGTTTAGTGAGTTCCACATTCCAGCGATTATTTATGGACCAGGCACACTAGAAGAAGCACACTCTGTAAATGAGAAAGTTGAAGTGGAGCAGTTAATTGAATTTACAAAAGTAATTACTGCTTTTATATATGAATGGTGTCATACGAGAAAATAG
- a CDS encoding serine hydrolase domain-containing protein: MDQEKNTVNGKVSRPIVYIKRTIILALLLSLVYFMYTKIVAHNKKEETLKAAAEMKKQEEIKKKEEMKRQEAEKQRKQKEQEEQIKQAQVIEKPAEGPPQEINENAQLDQYLQNAGFSGTAVIVKNGKVLLNKGYGMANKEKQVPNNSETTFYIGSISKAFVATAIMQLKDQNKLQVEDTVAKYIPDFPQGNSIQLKHLLTHTSGIPEYEQGTEDISHEELIKRIGNQKRIGGPGEKWKYSDSNYSILAYIAEKVSGQPLEEYIKQHIFATAGMKHSGFGKALEQTRFPSTGYKIVNNNMTTPNIPSMSQLYGCGDIYTSAHDLYLFNEALFSGKLISKESYDQMFTAVKKDYGFGWYVDPGSYSNHGVMPGWNCLNGFSKNGSVYVVLLSNIQNNIKSFGKVNNDIYTMLRNIEV; the protein is encoded by the coding sequence ATGGATCAGGAAAAAAATACTGTTAATGGGAAAGTAAGTCGTCCGATTGTATACATAAAAAGAACAATCATTCTAGCCCTACTACTTTCACTTGTATATTTCATGTATACAAAAATTGTTGCGCATAATAAAAAAGAGGAAACTTTAAAAGCAGCAGCAGAAATGAAGAAGCAAGAAGAGATAAAAAAGAAAGAAGAAATGAAAAGGCAAGAAGCTGAAAAACAAAGAAAACAAAAAGAACAGGAAGAACAGATAAAGCAGGCGCAAGTTATAGAGAAACCTGCTGAAGGACCGCCTCAAGAGATTAATGAAAACGCTCAATTGGATCAATATTTACAAAACGCAGGATTTAGTGGGACAGCTGTTATTGTGAAGAACGGAAAAGTTCTTTTGAATAAAGGATACGGTATGGCGAACAAAGAGAAGCAAGTACCGAATAATTCAGAAACAACCTTTTATATTGGCTCTATTTCAAAGGCATTTGTAGCGACCGCTATTATGCAATTGAAAGATCAGAATAAATTACAAGTAGAAGATACAGTAGCGAAGTATATCCCAGATTTTCCTCAAGGTAATAGCATTCAGCTAAAACATTTATTAACACATACATCAGGAATTCCTGAATATGAGCAGGGAACAGAAGATATCTCTCATGAAGAACTGATAAAGCGGATAGGGAATCAAAAGCGTATTGGCGGTCCAGGAGAGAAATGGAAGTATTCCGATTCGAACTACTCTATACTTGCTTACATTGCTGAGAAGGTAAGTGGACAACCGTTAGAAGAATATATTAAACAACATATTTTTGCTACTGCTGGTATGAAGCATTCTGGTTTTGGTAAAGCGTTAGAGCAAACAAGGTTCCCATCAACGGGCTATAAAATAGTGAATAACAACATGACAACACCTAACATTCCGAGCATGTCACAACTATATGGTTGCGGTGATATATATACAAGCGCGCATGATCTATATTTATTTAATGAAGCGCTATTCTCTGGAAAATTAATTTCAAAAGAGAGTTATGATCAAATGTTTACAGCCGTGAAAAAGGATTACGGATTTGGCTGGTATGTAGATCCAGGCAGTTATTCAAATCACGGTGTAATGCCAGGTTGGAATTGCTTAAATGGATTTAGTAAAAACGGAAGTGTGTATGTCGTTTTATTATCAAACATTCAAAATAACATTAAATCATTTGGTAAAGTGAATAACGACATTTATACAATGTTACGAAATATAGAAGTGTAA
- the nagE gene encoding N-acetylglucosamine-specific PTS transporter subunit IIBC, producing MLQFLQRIGKALMLPIAVLPAAGLLLRLGQEDVFNIPVMAQAGAAIFDNLALIFAIGVAIGLSIDGSGAAGLAGAIGYLVLQNTTNALSKAYSAAELNDKLKSVQDLVGSADPTKLADTMTKVSKAAALTPKINMAILGGIIAGVVAGLLYNKFHKIKLPEWLGFFAGKRFVPIITSIVMLLLGLVFGQIWPTIQSGIDAVAHGIVNLGSVGAGLFGLLNRLLIPIGLHHVMNTYFWFVLGDFTNAAGDIVHGDIARFFAKDPSAGMFMTGFFPIMMFGLPAACFAMIAAAKPEKRKMVTGMLGGLALTSFLTGITEPIEFSFMFLSPVLYGIHAVLTGLSLFITTTLGIHDGFSFSAGAIDYVLNFGIATKPVLLAGIGLIYAAIYFAVFYFLIKKFDLKTPGREDEDELAEEGDAPVAGSIGETYVAALGGKENLAVIDNCATRLRLQVKDASLVNESALKRAGAKGVMKLSNTSVQVIVGTNVESVADDMKKHV from the coding sequence ATGTTGCAGTTTTTACAACGTATTGGTAAAGCGTTAATGCTTCCAATCGCCGTACTACCAGCAGCAGGATTATTGCTTCGTTTAGGGCAAGAAGATGTATTTAATATTCCTGTTATGGCACAGGCCGGTGCAGCAATTTTTGATAATTTAGCACTTATTTTTGCAATTGGTGTTGCAATCGGTTTGTCTATTGATGGTAGTGGAGCAGCAGGACTTGCTGGGGCAATAGGATATCTTGTTTTACAAAATACAACGAACGCTCTAAGTAAGGCATATTCAGCAGCAGAGCTGAATGATAAATTAAAAAGTGTTCAGGATTTAGTCGGTTCAGCAGATCCAACTAAATTAGCAGATACAATGACAAAAGTTTCAAAAGCAGCGGCGTTAACGCCAAAAATAAATATGGCCATACTTGGTGGTATTATTGCTGGGGTTGTTGCGGGGTTACTATATAACAAATTCCATAAGATTAAATTACCAGAATGGTTAGGTTTCTTTGCGGGGAAACGTTTCGTACCAATCATTACTTCTATTGTAATGCTTCTTCTAGGATTAGTATTCGGTCAAATTTGGCCAACAATTCAAAGTGGTATTGATGCGGTAGCACACGGCATCGTGAACTTAGGTTCAGTTGGTGCTGGTTTATTCGGATTATTAAACCGTTTATTAATTCCAATCGGTTTACACCATGTAATGAACACATACTTCTGGTTTGTACTTGGTGACTTTACAAACGCAGCTGGTGATATCGTTCATGGTGATATTGCACGCTTCTTTGCAAAAGATCCATCAGCAGGTATGTTTATGACTGGTTTCTTCCCAATCATGATGTTCGGTTTACCGGCAGCATGTTTCGCAATGATTGCGGCTGCTAAACCAGAAAAACGTAAAATGGTTACAGGTATGTTAGGTGGTCTAGCATTAACTTCATTCTTAACTGGTATTACAGAACCAATTGAATTCTCATTCATGTTCTTATCACCAGTATTATATGGTATTCATGCAGTATTAACAGGTCTTTCTTTATTCATTACAACGACACTTGGCATTCATGATGGTTTCTCATTCAGTGCCGGTGCAATCGATTACGTTTTAAACTTTGGTATTGCAACAAAACCAGTATTATTAGCGGGAATCGGTTTAATTTACGCAGCAATTTACTTTGCAGTATTCTACTTCTTAATTAAGAAGTTCGACTTAAAAACTCCTGGTCGTGAAGATGAAGATGAGTTAGCTGAAGAGGGTGATGCACCAGTTGCAGGTTCAATTGGTGAAACTTACGTAGCTGCTTTAGGCGGAAAAGAGAACTTAGCAGTTATTGATAACTGTGCAACTCGTCTACGCTTACAAGTGAAAGATGCAAGTTTAGTAAATGAATCAGCATTAAAACGTGCCGGTGCAAAAGGTGTTATGAAATTAAGTAACACAAGTGTACAAGTTATCGTAGGTACAAACGTTGAATCAGTTGCCGATGATATGAAAAAACACGTATAG
- a CDS encoding DUF3969 family protein encodes MKLIFQMEKQPVLEKTILLFILSIVESLKLKVVSLDEAHRYIFNLEVLELLMDRNIDDQVLELIHFGMGLEDIYHVLPEELEHSIEELKWLCIQVLSEYSMPDDECAQLIEDIR; translated from the coding sequence ATGAAACTCATATTTCAAATGGAGAAACAACCTGTTCTCGAAAAAACAATTCTCCTTTTCATATTGAGTATTGTAGAAAGTTTGAAACTAAAAGTTGTTTCACTCGATGAAGCTCACCGATACATATTCAATTTAGAAGTGCTTGAACTATTAATGGATCGGAACATCGATGATCAAGTACTAGAACTTATTCATTTCGGAATGGGACTTGAAGACATTTACCATGTACTTCCCGAAGAACTTGAGCATAGTATTGAAGAACTGAAATGGCTTTGTATTCAAGTTTTAAGTGAGTACAGTATGCCTGATGATGAATGTGCACAACTAATTGAAGATATACGCTAA
- a CDS encoding helix-turn-helix domain-containing protein — MPNENPNERLGKLIKKLLKERALSMRQLGTLTNIDPATISRIINGKQQPKQNHLQKFAKCLQVPPQLLLDEMYPDSPHINKEKADMYTSLDTIQQTLQSSNLFDFEYTTTRVKQELENYERYAQTTEGEKRIHESFKSKLEQIDSAGPFIEQLTSMYQQFCTETISNEERAIIGGALLYFILSTDIIPDYLFPIGYLDDAIAVELAKEKLIEVKRRT; from the coding sequence ATGCCCAATGAAAATCCAAATGAGCGGCTCGGTAAATTAATAAAGAAACTGTTAAAGGAGCGCGCTCTATCTATGCGCCAACTAGGAACACTGACAAATATTGATCCTGCAACAATTTCAAGAATAATTAATGGCAAACAACAACCGAAGCAAAACCATTTACAAAAATTCGCAAAATGTCTACAAGTTCCACCGCAATTATTACTTGATGAAATGTACCCTGACTCTCCACACATAAATAAGGAAAAAGCAGATATGTACACATCTCTCGATACAATTCAACAAACATTACAATCCTCTAACCTATTCGACTTCGAGTACACAACAACTCGTGTGAAACAAGAACTTGAAAATTACGAGCGCTATGCTCAAACTACTGAAGGCGAAAAACGTATTCACGAGAGCTTCAAAAGTAAACTAGAACAAATTGATAGTGCTGGCCCTTTCATTGAACAATTAACAAGTATGTACCAACAATTTTGTACAGAAACCATTTCAAACGAAGAACGTGCAATTATTGGGGGTGCCTTACTATATTTCATTTTATCAACAGACATTATCCCCGATTACCTTTTTCCAATTGGCTATTTAGATGATGCCATTGCCGTTGAATTAGCTAAAGAGAAATTAATTGAAGTCAAACGAAGAACATAA
- a CDS encoding amino acid permease: MMDQNQGLKRELKSRHIFMIALGGVIGTGLFLGSSYTIHEAGPGGAIVAYLVGGFVMYLTMLCLGELAVAMPDAGSYQTYATKHISPAAGYVVGWMSWLNWTATIGIELIAVSILMKRWFPDVPSWIWCVVFAVLLFVINALSSRSFAEVEFWFASIKVITIIAFIILGGAAMFGFLDMKGNEPAPMFSSFTDYGGLFPNGLSAILITMIAVNFSFQGTELVGIAAGESENPEKTIPKAINNTVWRILVFFVLSIFILAGLFPWQQAGVIESPFVVVFDKIGIPYAADIINFVIITAVLSVANSGLYATSRMLWSMSNQGMISPIFGKLSKNGVPIYALIVSTIVGCLSLLSGIYAEDTVYLWLLSIAGFGAILVWASIALSNLLARRTYVKQGGDIKDLKFKTPLYPFVPILALVLNLTVIVAMAFIPEQRMALYCGIPFMIICLLFYRATRNKGSKVEHIEKTNTTEVESLPRINGQ; the protein is encoded by the coding sequence ATAATGGATCAAAACCAAGGATTAAAAAGGGAATTGAAAAGTCGGCACATATTTATGATTGCACTCGGAGGGGTTATTGGTACTGGGCTTTTTTTAGGATCCAGTTATACAATTCATGAAGCTGGACCTGGAGGAGCGATTGTAGCGTATCTTGTCGGTGGGTTTGTTATGTATTTAACGATGCTCTGTCTTGGAGAGTTAGCAGTTGCGATGCCTGATGCAGGATCTTATCAAACGTATGCTACAAAGCACATTTCCCCTGCAGCAGGTTATGTAGTGGGATGGATGTCGTGGCTAAACTGGACGGCTACGATAGGTATTGAATTAATTGCAGTTAGTATTTTAATGAAACGATGGTTTCCGGATGTACCGTCATGGATTTGGTGTGTAGTGTTTGCAGTGTTGCTCTTTGTTATTAATGCGTTATCTTCAAGAAGTTTTGCGGAGGTTGAATTTTGGTTTGCAAGTATTAAAGTCATTACAATCATTGCATTTATTATTTTGGGCGGGGCGGCAATGTTTGGTTTTCTAGATATGAAAGGAAATGAGCCAGCACCAATGTTTTCTAGCTTTACTGATTATGGTGGATTGTTTCCAAATGGATTATCAGCTATTTTAATTACGATGATTGCAGTTAACTTTTCCTTCCAAGGAACAGAACTAGTTGGTATTGCAGCTGGAGAGAGTGAAAATCCAGAGAAAACTATCCCGAAGGCAATTAATAATACAGTTTGGCGCATACTGGTTTTCTTTGTACTATCTATTTTTATCCTTGCTGGATTATTTCCTTGGCAGCAAGCAGGAGTTATAGAAAGTCCATTCGTAGTTGTATTTGATAAAATTGGTATTCCTTATGCGGCTGATATTATAAATTTCGTTATTATTACAGCTGTACTATCAGTTGCGAATTCAGGATTATATGCAACTTCTCGTATGCTATGGTCTATGTCTAATCAAGGAATGATTAGCCCGATTTTTGGTAAGTTATCTAAAAATGGTGTTCCTATTTATGCATTGATTGTAAGTACGATTGTAGGCTGTCTCTCATTACTATCAGGGATTTACGCGGAAGATACAGTTTATTTATGGCTTCTTTCTATTGCTGGGTTTGGTGCGATATTAGTTTGGGCATCTATTGCTCTATCTAACCTATTAGCTAGAAGGACATACGTGAAGCAGGGCGGAGATATTAAGGATTTGAAATTTAAAACACCACTGTATCCATTTGTTCCAATTCTTGCGTTAGTATTAAATTTAACAGTAATTGTAGCTATGGCTTTTATTCCGGAACAAAGAATGGCATTATATTGTGGTATTCCATTTATGATTATTTGCTTACTGTTTTACCGTGCTACAAGAAATAAGGGAAGTAAAGTAGAACATATTGAAAAGACAAATACAACAGAAGTAGAAAGTTTACCCCGCATTAACGGGCAGTAA
- the glsA gene encoding glutaminase A, translating into MQCIETNNLRQLLEQVKPYTKKGKLATYIPELGNADPADLGIAIFHKETEYIHAGNSQTLFTLQSISKVITLALALLDRGEEYVFSKVGMEPTGDPFNSIIKLETTSPSKPLNPMINAGALAITSMLAGKDNEEKMEHILHFVREITDNPTINYSSTVANSELETAYLNRSLCYYMKQNSIIDCDIEELMDLYTRQCAVEVNCIDLARIGLIFAMDGYDPYKKKQIIPKHITKICKTFMVTCGMYNESGEFAIRVGIPAKSGVAGGIFGCVKGEMGIGIFGPALDANGNSIAGFKILELLSAQEGWSMF; encoded by the coding sequence ATGCAGTGCATTGAAACAAACAACTTACGGCAGTTGTTAGAACAAGTAAAACCATATACGAAAAAAGGAAAACTTGCTACTTATATCCCCGAACTAGGAAATGCAGATCCAGCTGATTTAGGGATTGCCATTTTCCATAAAGAAACAGAATATATCCATGCTGGCAACTCACAAACACTATTTACTCTTCAAAGTATTTCCAAAGTAATTACACTTGCACTTGCCCTTTTAGATCGTGGTGAAGAATATGTATTTTCTAAAGTCGGAATGGAGCCAACTGGTGACCCTTTTAATTCTATTATTAAGTTAGAAACGACAAGTCCTTCCAAACCTCTTAATCCAATGATTAATGCAGGAGCACTAGCTATTACAAGCATGTTAGCTGGAAAAGATAACGAAGAAAAAATGGAGCATATTCTTCATTTTGTACGTGAAATAACAGATAATCCTACTATTAATTATTCTTCTACAGTTGCTAATTCAGAATTAGAGACTGCTTACTTGAACCGTTCACTTTGTTACTATATGAAACAAAACAGCATTATCGATTGTGATATTGAAGAACTTATGGATTTATACACTCGTCAATGTGCAGTTGAAGTAAACTGTATCGATTTAGCACGTATTGGCTTAATTTTTGCAATGGATGGATATGATCCATATAAAAAGAAACAGATCATCCCTAAACATATTACGAAAATCTGTAAAACATTTATGGTTACTTGCGGGATGTATAATGAATCTGGTGAATTTGCAATTCGTGTTGGAATCCCTGCAAAAAGTGGTGTAGCGGGCGGCATTTTCGGCTGCGTAAAAGGCGAAATGGGAATCGGTATTTTCGGACCAGCTTTAGATGCAAACGGAAATAGTATCGCTGGTTTTAAAATTCTCGAATTACTTTCTGCCCAAGAAGGTTGGAGTATGTTTTAA
- the ytaF gene encoding sporulation membrane protein YtaF, with translation MSTAGLFSIFLIGIASNLDNAGVGIAYGIRKIRISWFNNFIIAFFGFLFTLLAGFFGNWIALFISEFTANIIGAIVLGIIGVFILCQPFLSQQDTVGSKDSSVLMGVLRDPEKADFDGSKTISFSEAIVLGVALSINNIAGGFDAGVTNLNLWLTACISGIFSFICISGFTYVGKRFLAEYLGKWATIIAGVLLILIGIDQLL, from the coding sequence ATGAGTACAGCGGGTTTATTTTCAATTTTTTTAATCGGGATTGCGTCTAATTTAGATAATGCAGGTGTTGGGATTGCATATGGCATTCGCAAAATTCGAATTTCGTGGTTTAACAATTTTATCATCGCATTTTTTGGATTTTTATTTACTTTACTAGCTGGATTTTTTGGGAATTGGATCGCATTATTTATTTCAGAGTTCACAGCAAACATTATTGGAGCAATCGTTTTAGGCATAATCGGGGTGTTTATTTTATGTCAGCCTTTCTTGAGTCAACAAGATACCGTAGGATCTAAAGATAGTAGTGTACTTATGGGGGTTTTACGTGATCCAGAAAAAGCAGATTTTGATGGTTCTAAAACAATTAGTTTTTCGGAAGCAATTGTTTTAGGAGTTGCATTATCCATAAATAATATTGCAGGTGGATTTGATGCTGGAGTAACAAATTTAAATCTTTGGCTTACGGCATGTATTTCTGGGATTTTTAGTTTTATTTGTATTAGCGGTTTTACGTATGTGGGTAAAAGATTTTTAGCTGAATACTTAGGGAAATGGGCAACTATAATTGCAGGTGTGTTATTAATTCTTATTGGAATTGATCAATTGTTGTAA
- a CDS encoding glycosyltransferase family 2 protein yields the protein MRISVIIPAHNEASTLSQVLVEVEKLKPYEIIVVDNGSTDGTKEVALQHSCHVIYYQHSLGNDVGRAIGAREAKGEIVLFLDGDIVIESKELQRFVKGIQQGHQIVVNNLTWSVYLKMRPHYTTVGKFVLNRYLNKKELVVGSLIAIPHAMNRDVIENLGWWNLADPALFQAMVMSRGVDIADMASVDVIHTNKVRPVHTGTSPGSPYPKATSRIMGDHLRALQYVIETYGKRGGFSEGNRDREFIGKYKPVLLQRKKAKYSAIIPVSEERMTIRSVIQEVKKAGVDEIIVVANGADVETIKQAKLENVIVVEFAKALGHNVARAIGAMHATADICLFVDGDFAIPAKKLIPFLHAIEDGNDVALNDLQCLLDMFHPADPISMGKYFVNLVAKRPDLWNNSLTAVPHAMHKKVIEKIGYDSLIIPPLAQMKAILEECSITAVEFVDVIKTNRVRPEQHGFVNGRIPAFDRIFGDQLEAIAYLLQHTDERGSFTDGERDRDIILQLRREEENIDEC from the coding sequence ATGAGAATATCAGTTATTATTCCAGCGCATAATGAAGCAAGTACTTTATCACAAGTTTTAGTAGAAGTGGAAAAGCTGAAGCCGTATGAAATTATTGTAGTAGATAATGGATCGACAGATGGAACGAAGGAAGTCGCATTACAGCATAGTTGCCATGTGATTTATTATCAACATTCTCTTGGCAATGATGTAGGAAGGGCAATTGGAGCTAGGGAAGCAAAAGGCGAAATTGTATTGTTTTTAGATGGTGACATCGTTATTGAGAGCAAAGAGCTACAACGTTTCGTGAAAGGAATTCAGCAGGGGCATCAAATTGTTGTGAATAATTTAACATGGTCTGTTTATTTAAAGATGAGACCACATTATACGACAGTTGGAAAATTCGTGTTGAATCGTTATTTGAATAAAAAAGAGCTTGTTGTTGGTTCTTTAATCGCAATTCCACATGCGATGAATCGGGATGTTATTGAGAATCTTGGGTGGTGGAATTTAGCAGATCCCGCATTATTTCAAGCGATGGTGATGTCTAGAGGAGTAGATATTGCCGATATGGCTTCGGTCGATGTAATTCACACGAATAAGGTTCGTCCTGTGCATACGGGTACATCACCTGGTTCTCCTTATCCGAAAGCGACTAGTCGTATTATGGGTGATCATTTACGTGCTTTGCAATATGTAATCGAAACATATGGTAAACGCGGCGGTTTTTCGGAGGGAAACAGGGATAGAGAGTTTATAGGGAAGTATAAACCAGTTTTATTACAAAGGAAAAAAGCGAAATACAGTGCGATTATACCAGTATCAGAAGAAAGAATGACTATAAGATCTGTCATACAAGAAGTGAAAAAAGCAGGTGTAGATGAAATTATAGTTGTTGCGAATGGAGCGGATGTAGAGACAATTAAACAAGCAAAACTAGAGAATGTTATTGTAGTTGAATTCGCGAAGGCACTTGGACATAATGTAGCTCGAGCGATAGGGGCTATGCATGCTACGGCAGATATTTGTTTATTTGTTGACGGTGATTTTGCTATTCCGGCAAAAAAGCTAATTCCATTTTTGCATGCTATTGAAGACGGAAATGATGTGGCGTTAAATGATTTGCAATGTTTGTTAGATATGTTTCACCCGGCAGATCCAATTAGTATGGGGAAATATTTCGTGAATTTGGTAGCGAAACGACCAGATTTATGGAACAACTCATTAACGGCAGTGCCACATGCTATGCATAAAAAGGTAATAGAGAAAATTGGATATGATTCTCTTATTATTCCACCATTAGCTCAAATGAAAGCTATTTTAGAAGAATGCTCTATTACAGCAGTGGAATTTGTAGATGTTATAAAAACAAATCGAGTACGTCCAGAGCAACACGGGTTTGTAAACGGACGAATTCCTGCATTTGATCGTATTTTCGGAGATCAGCTTGAGGCGATTGCTTATTTATTACAGCATACAGACGAGCGCGGAAGTTTTACAGATGGAGAAAGGGATAGAGATATAATACTACAATTGAGAAGGGAAGAAGAGAATATAGATGAATGCTAG